In Danaus plexippus chromosome 13 unlocalized genomic scaffold, MEX_DaPlex mxdp_40, whole genome shotgun sequence, the following are encoded in one genomic region:
- the LOC116770237 gene encoding cationic amino acid transporter 3: MGCARIFAALRRCKQLEEGEITTQLSRCLGLLDLTALGVGSTLGLGVYVLAGAVAKTVAGPAVTLSFLVAAIASAFAGLCYAEFASRVPKAGSAYVYSYVSVGEFIAFTIGWNLILEYVIGTASVAKGMANYIDSLCNNTMAETMTRIAPINVSFLADYPDIFAFTLVLLITILLGIGVSESTKLNNVFTALNMVTVIIVVVAGAIKSDPANWRIDVQEIPEEYRDKAGGGGFMPWGMAGVMAGAAKCFFGFVGFDCVATTGEEAKNPKRDIPLSIVLSLVIIFVSYFSIATVLTMMWPYYLQDADAPFPHVFDESGMPVIKWIVTIGAVFALCTSLLGAMFPLPRVLYAMGSDGVLFKPLAVIHKRTKTPLLATGLSGLFSAVMAAIFNLNQLIDMMSIGTLLAYTIVATSVLILRYEEEHPLTVKDKSLRVGGPRATILQTCNLLGLKHPTELSATIAKCTIGIFFVCMLVCCVVMQWSSSVAVWSAIGAVLLVLLVVLYRQPRADVKQLSFKVPLVPLVPYLSVCMNLYLMAQLDYQTWVRFILWLVIGYAIYFFYGLRNSTLREKKLPVMNGNGVHVKQIVTKF, encoded by the exons ATGGGTTGCGCCAGAATTTTCGCTGCGTTACGCCGCTGCAAACAACTTGAGGAGGGCGAGATCACGACCCAGCTGTCTAGGTGCCTCGGTCTCCTGGACCTGACGGCCCTGGGAGTGGGCAGCACCCTCGGTCTGGGCGTCTATGTGCTGGCCGGTGCCGTAGCTAAAACCGTCGCAGGTCCAGCAGTTACCCTGAGCTTTCTTGTTGCAGCTATTGCCTCTGCGTTTGCAG GCTTATGCTACGCCGAATTCGCGTCTAGAGTTCCAAAAGCCGGCTCCGCGTACGTGTACAGCTATGTGAGCGTCGGTGAATTCATAGCGTTTACGATCGGCTGGAACCTCATCTTGGAGTATGTCATAGGAACGGCCAGCGTGGCGAAGGGCATGGCCAATTACATAGACAGTCTCTGTAACAACACTATGGCCGAGACCATGACGCGCATCGCCCCTATAAACGTCTCTTTCCTGGCGGATTATCCGGACATATTCGCCTTCACACTCGTACTCCTCATAACCA TTCTCCTCGGTATCGGAGTGAGCGAGTCAACTAAACTGAACAATGTATTCACCGCACTCAACATGGTCACCGTCATAATCGTCGTAGTTGCGGGTGCTATTAAAA gtGACCCAGCCAACTGGCGCATCGATGTACAGGAAATACCAGAGGAGTATCGTGACAAGGCCGGCGGTGGAGGGTTCATGCCGTGGGGGATGGCGGGTGTCATGGCTGGAGCAGCGAAGTGCTTCTTCGGCTTCGTAGGCTTCGACTGCGTGGCGACAACGGGCGAAGAAGCCAAAAACCCCAAAAGAGACATTCCACTCTCCATAGTCTTGTCTCTCGTGATTATTTTCGTATCATACTTCAGTATAGCCACCGTCTTAACTATGATGTGGCCTTACTATTTACAG GACGCCGACGCTCCCTTCCCGCACGTGTTCGACGAGTCCGGGATGCCGGTCATCAAATGGATTGTAACGATAGGGGCTGTGTTTGCTCTCTGTACCAGTCTGTTGGGCGCTATGTTCCCTTTACCGAGGGTCCTGTACGCCATGGGCTCGGACGGTGTTCTGTTCAAGCCGCTAGCTGTTATTCACAAGAGAACCAAAACGCCGTTACTGGCGACCGGGTTGAGTGGATTGTTTTCAG CTGTGATGGCGGCCATCTTTAATCTGAACCAGCTGATAGATATGATGTCTATCGGGACGTTGCTGGCTTATACAATTGTTGCTACAAGCGTATTAATTCTAag ATATGAAGAGGAGCATCCGTTGACGGTCAAAGACAAATCATTAAGAGTAGGAGGACCGCGAGCGACTATCCTGCAGACTTGCAACTTGCTGGGTCTCAAACACCCCACGGAACTGTCCGCCACCATCGCCAAGTGTACCATCGGGATATTTT TCGTGTGTATGTTGGTGTGTTGTGTCGTGATGCAATGGTCTTCAAGTGTGGCGGTGTGGAGCGCGATAGGGGCCGTCCTGCTGGTACTGCTCGTTGTACTCTACCGGCAGCCTCGCGCTGACGTCAAACAACTTAGCTTCAAG GTGCCGCTGGTGCCGCTAGTTCCTTACCTCAGCGTGTGTATGAACCTGTACCTCATGGCGCAACTCGACTACCAGACTTGGGTCCGCTTCATCTTATGGCTGGTTATAG GCTACGCTATTTACTTCTTCTATGGTCTTCGCAACAGTACCCTGAGAGAGAAGAAGCTGCCAGTCATGAACGGAAATGGAGTCCATGTGAAGCAAATCGTCACCAAATTTTGA
- the LOC116770124 gene encoding lipase 1-like, with product MIIKKIKFYVLTTISTVWCSHITSDKDLLIHEDATLDFFGLASKYGHPPVQYDVTTDDGYILSLFRLPGKSRLPILLMHGILDSADTFLLRGNDSMGITLANFGYDVWIGNCRGNRYSRRHIFFDPSKDRIYWDFSFHEMGYYDLPALIDRILNETGTSSLTAIGHSQGTTIFYVLGSTRPEYNSKVNVMISLAPVCYLHNTTSPFLKLLINTFPLFNDVLKSLNIHLVELFGYNSHETIFLRSLCQHPSITDHLCLTAIFYQVLGYDPKEFGPDFFHVFIHHLPSGTSIKDVLHYTQVENSRQFQWYDYGSDKNIIAYNSTVPPVYDLSKVTMPVALIAAKNDPLSTLANVDVLRRQLANVVYYFVNPRRRFNHGDHVWARNMKVNSIPNIMHVLSKYNSPDHNLSQSSATDNKENF from the coding sequence ATGATTATCAAGAAAATTAAGTTCTACGTACTCACTACAATATCAACTGTTTGGTGCAGTCATATAACATCAGACAAGGACTTGTTAATTCATGAGGACGCCACACTAGACTTCTTTGGATTAGCAAGCAAGTATGGTCACCCACCTGTTCAGTACGATGTCACTACTGATGATGGTTACATCTTGTCACTCTTCCGTCTTCCCGGAAAAAGCAGATTACCTATCCTTCTTATGCATGGAATCCTGGACTCAGCagatacttttttattgagaGGCAACGATTCGATGGGGATAACTTTGGCTAATTTCGGCTACGATGTATGGATCGGTAACTGTAGAGGCAACAGATACTCACggagacatattttttttgatccCAGCAAGGACAGAATTTACTGGGACTTTAGTTTCCATGAAATGGGATACTATGATCTTCCGGCTCTCATAGACAGGATTTTAAACGAGACTGGGACATCAAGTCTTACCGCCATAGGCCACTCACAAGGGACTACTATCTTCTACGTGCTAGGTTCTACAAGACCGGAGTACAACTCTAAAGTCAATGTTATGATATCGCTAGCTCCCGTGTGCTACCTGCATAACACAACCTCAcctttcttaaaattattaataaatacatttccaTTGTTcaatgatgttttaaaaagtcTAAATATTCATCTGGTCGAATTGTTCGGTTATAACAGTCATGAAACCATATTTCTGAGATCATTGTGCCAGCATCCATCGATAACGGACCATTTATGTTTGACAGCAATATTTTACCAAGTGTTGGGTTACGATCCCAAGGAATTTGGACCGGACTTTTTTCATGTATTCATTCATCATCTACCATCTGGTACGTCTATAAAGGACGTTCTACATTATACACAGGTGGAAAATAGTAGACAGTTCCAATGGTACGACTACGgaagtgataaaaatataatagcatACAACTCCACAGTCCCTCCAGTGTACGATTTAAGTAAAGTCACCATGCCCGTGGCCTTGATAGCCGCAAAGAATGATCCACTGTCAACTCTCGCCAACGTTGACGTTTTGCGGCGCCAGCTGGCGAACGTTGTGTATTATTTCGTTAACCCAAGGAGGCGGTTCAACCACGGAGACCACGTATGGGCGAGGAATATGAAAGTCAATTCGATACCCAACATAATGcatgttttatcaaaatataattcaccTGATCATAACTTATCACAATCAAGCGCAACAGataataaggaaaatttttaa